The following coding sequences lie in one Catenulispora sp. EB89 genomic window:
- a CDS encoding amidohydrolase family protein gives MTFTVDIHHHMLPDFFWQATNEGDNPVGGIAPPPWSLTGALDFLDEAGIDVAVTSISTPGVHTGDDAAARTLARRCNELAAQQIRDHPDRFAAFAALPLPDVDGALTELDYALDELHLDGVVLFSNARGVYLGDPRFDPLFQELQRRAAVVFIHPNASPDPAAHALGLPDSLIDFTADTTRAVAHMHYSNTFARTPDVKYVISHAGGTVPYLAGRFGIVDAMDVIPGGAERASAADTFRRLYWDTALSWTDPVLRHLRSVVGIDHVVFGTDYPYLRHDMAVDCRRQIEHSEELTDAERTAVLSGTALELMPRLAALRSAASSEA, from the coding sequence GTGACATTCACGGTCGACATCCACCACCACATGCTGCCGGACTTCTTCTGGCAGGCCACCAACGAAGGCGACAACCCGGTCGGCGGCATCGCACCGCCACCCTGGTCGCTGACCGGTGCCCTGGACTTCCTCGACGAGGCCGGCATCGACGTCGCGGTCACCTCGATCAGCACCCCGGGCGTCCACACCGGCGACGACGCCGCGGCCCGCACCCTGGCCCGGCGCTGCAACGAACTGGCCGCGCAGCAAATCCGGGACCACCCCGACCGGTTCGCCGCCTTCGCCGCCCTGCCGCTGCCCGACGTCGACGGCGCTCTCACCGAACTCGACTACGCACTCGACGAACTGCACCTGGACGGCGTCGTGCTGTTCAGCAACGCGCGCGGCGTCTACCTCGGCGACCCGCGCTTCGACCCGCTGTTCCAGGAGCTGCAACGCCGCGCGGCGGTGGTCTTCATCCACCCGAACGCCTCACCCGACCCAGCCGCGCACGCCCTCGGCCTGCCCGACTCGCTGATCGACTTCACCGCGGACACCACCCGGGCGGTCGCGCACATGCACTACAGCAACACCTTCGCGCGCACCCCGGACGTCAAGTACGTCATCTCCCACGCCGGCGGCACAGTGCCGTATCTGGCCGGACGGTTCGGCATCGTCGACGCGATGGACGTCATCCCCGGCGGCGCCGAGCGTGCCAGCGCGGCCGACACGTTCCGGCGACTGTACTGGGACACGGCGTTGTCCTGGACCGACCCGGTGCTGCGCCACCTGCGCTCGGTCGTCGGTATCGACCATGTCGTCTTCGGAACCGACTACCCCTACTTGCGCCACGACATGGCCGTGGACTGCCGCCGGCAGATCGAGCACAGCGAGGAACTCACCGACGCTGAGCGCACCGCGGTTCTCAGCGGCACTGCCCTGGAACTGATGCCCCGCCTTGCCGCCCTGAGATCCGCCGCCTCCAGCGAGGCATGA
- a CDS encoding RICIN domain-containing protein, translating into MKKPRFVAAIASVLLAVGIGIATTTPASASSTAPTASGLKLSAQSVAGPALTGNGVSGFSFRPNSNPYGLELRNAWNACIGFQNGDVGDGTQARQEPCDGQPDQAFRESIVVGPDGNEHTMWVNSKAGNRCLDIAYGADVDGAYVMLWDCDPSHLSQLWSWNGAQIGSGWNLTSYWIGKCLGIDGGSNGAGLPAIIWDCNSNNDQLWHLT; encoded by the coding sequence TTGAAGAAACCCCGCTTTGTAGCCGCCATCGCGAGCGTACTGCTCGCCGTCGGCATCGGGATTGCAACGACAACCCCGGCCTCTGCTTCCAGCACCGCACCCACGGCCAGTGGTCTCAAGCTCAGCGCACAGTCCGTCGCCGGACCCGCCCTGACCGGAAACGGCGTCAGCGGATTCTCCTTCAGGCCCAATTCCAACCCCTATGGGTTGGAGCTCAGAAACGCCTGGAACGCGTGCATCGGATTCCAGAACGGGGATGTCGGCGATGGCACACAAGCGCGCCAGGAGCCGTGTGACGGCCAACCCGACCAAGCCTTTCGGGAGTCCATTGTGGTCGGACCGGACGGCAATGAGCATACAATGTGGGTGAACTCCAAGGCTGGCAACAGGTGTCTCGATATCGCATACGGGGCCGATGTCGATGGTGCATACGTGATGCTGTGGGACTGCGACCCCAGCCACCTCTCCCAGCTCTGGAGCTGGAACGGCGCCCAAATCGGTTCCGGTTGGAACCTGACGAGCTACTGGATTGGTAAATGCCTTGGAATCGACGGCGGCAGCAACGGGGCAGGCTTGCCCGCAATCATCTGGGACTGCAACTCCAACAATGACCAGCTTTGGCACTTGACCTAG
- a CDS encoding LysR family transcriptional regulator: MDLELRHLRVLCAIADAGSVARAGAVLGYSQQALSAQLSRIEQFFGRAVFERSPAGVKPTGYGLEILARARDVVARADAIRRMPEEDPSSTRVLRLAATNSPVLAGMVARVSEQMPDVALTVNSVYASSEIVEQLESGELDAAIAADYPGLELRHSRAVAHRGIATEPTFVALPARHRHRQSLQVELADLADEAWFLTPDDGAGWPGVFYAACEAAGFKPMKVHEFLGDQRQLQGMIAAGLGISPVQATFPAAAGLVVKALTGTPLWCRYALAWRRDSVPDALAEALFAATQAAYRELIAQSPHFQAWSLRTYKTSRS, translated from the coding sequence GTGGATCTGGAGCTTCGTCATCTGCGGGTGTTGTGTGCCATCGCCGATGCCGGGAGCGTCGCCCGGGCCGGTGCGGTGCTCGGCTATTCCCAGCAGGCGCTCAGCGCTCAACTGTCTCGCATAGAGCAGTTCTTCGGGCGGGCCGTCTTCGAACGAAGCCCGGCCGGTGTGAAGCCGACTGGGTACGGGCTGGAGATCTTGGCGCGAGCCCGCGATGTCGTGGCTCGGGCGGATGCGATAAGGAGGATGCCTGAGGAGGACCCCTCTTCGACTCGGGTGTTGAGGCTGGCCGCGACCAATTCGCCGGTGTTGGCGGGGATGGTCGCCAGGGTCAGTGAGCAGATGCCGGATGTGGCGCTGACCGTGAACAGCGTTTATGCCTCTTCGGAGATCGTCGAGCAGCTGGAGTCCGGCGAGCTGGACGCGGCGATCGCCGCGGACTACCCGGGATTGGAACTGCGGCATTCCCGGGCGGTGGCTCATCGGGGCATCGCCACCGAGCCCACGTTCGTGGCGCTGCCGGCTCGCCACAGGCACCGGCAGAGCCTGCAGGTCGAGCTGGCCGACTTGGCGGATGAGGCGTGGTTCCTCACCCCGGATGACGGAGCGGGTTGGCCGGGAGTCTTCTATGCGGCTTGTGAAGCGGCTGGTTTCAAGCCCATGAAGGTCCACGAGTTCCTCGGAGACCAGAGGCAGTTGCAGGGGATGATCGCCGCCGGACTCGGGATATCGCCGGTGCAGGCGACCTTCCCGGCGGCGGCCGGGTTGGTCGTCAAGGCGCTGACCGGTACTCCGCTGTGGTGCCGATACGCTCTGGCCTGGCGCCGGGACAGCGTGCCCGACGCGTTGGCGGAAGCGCTGTTCGCGGCGACTCAGGCGGCTTACCGGGAGCTCATCGCTCAGTCGCCGCACTTCCAGGCTTGGTCGCTGCGGACGTACAAGACGTCGCGATCGTAG